The following coding sequences lie in one Treponema sp. OMZ 790 genomic window:
- a CDS encoding HAD family hydrolase, which produces MKKACIFDLDGTLTNSLYSIAHFLNAETAKYGIPAVDPEEFKILTGNGARKLVQRVLERSGKNSKELEEKILKGYNAVYDADPVYLCEAYPGIKELLSGLIKNGISVNVLSNKPHSTTEKVVKTIFGENTFSCILGARDSVPLKPDPAGVYEILKMLNLEKKDFLYIGDTATDVQTGKNAGLFTIGVLWGFRKRPELENAGADAIISSPEEILKIALA; this is translated from the coding sequence ATGAAAAAAGCATGTATTTTTGATTTGGACGGAACCTTAACCAATTCCCTTTACTCGATAGCTCATTTTTTAAATGCTGAAACGGCCAAGTACGGCATACCGGCTGTCGATCCTGAAGAATTTAAAATTTTAACAGGGAACGGAGCAAGAAAGCTGGTACAAAGAGTGCTTGAACGGTCAGGAAAAAACAGCAAAGAATTGGAAGAAAAAATACTTAAAGGTTATAATGCAGTCTATGATGCAGACCCTGTTTATCTTTGTGAAGCCTACCCGGGAATCAAAGAGCTTTTATCCGGCTTAATCAAAAACGGAATTTCGGTAAATGTGCTTTCAAATAAACCCCACTCGACAACCGAAAAAGTTGTTAAGACCATCTTCGGCGAGAACACCTTTTCGTGTATCCTGGGAGCCCGGGATTCGGTACCCCTGAAACCTGACCCCGCAGGCGTTTATGAAATTTTAAAAATGCTCAACCTCGAAAAAAAAGATTTTCTTTACATAGGAGACACAGCAACGGATGTTCAAACCGGGAAAAATGCAGGTCTTTTTACAATAGGCGTTTTATGGGGTTTTAGAAAGCGTCCCGAATTGGAAAACGCAGGAGCTGATGCGATAATCTCAAGCCCTGAAGAAATCCTAAAGATTGCCTTAGCGTAA
- a CDS encoding diacylglycerol/polyprenol kinase family protein, with the protein MSFLRDLRYKKLSQNARVEDLVKETFRKAIHLCAALVPLFARYFFYPTVLALSVITCLYIVFEILRLKGYTIFMISSITGFAARERDKGKFVLGPVTLSVGVITTLLIFPFRDASIGIMALALGDGLASLVGKFWGRHHLNISKDKTIAGSIACFMAVFISTFVISLSLVKSLFIAGIAAGTEALPLKDFDNILIPLVCAGAALIFGV; encoded by the coding sequence ATGAGTTTTTTAAGAGATCTACGGTATAAAAAGCTTTCTCAAAATGCGCGCGTAGAAGATCTGGTCAAGGAAACCTTCCGCAAAGCTATACACCTTTGTGCGGCCCTTGTTCCCCTCTTTGCAAGATACTTTTTTTATCCCACGGTTTTAGCCTTGTCCGTAATAACATGTCTTTATATAGTTTTTGAAATTTTAAGATTAAAGGGCTACACGATTTTTATGATTTCAAGCATTACGGGCTTCGCGGCAAGAGAAAGGGATAAGGGAAAATTTGTCTTAGGTCCCGTAACTCTTTCGGTTGGGGTTATCACCACTCTTCTTATCTTTCCGTTTAGGGATGCAAGTATAGGAATTATGGCTTTGGCCCTAGGCGACGGACTTGCAAGCCTTGTCGGAAAATTTTGGGGAAGGCATCACTTAAATATTTCCAAGGATAAAACCATAGCAGGAAGCATAGCCTGTTTTATGGCGGTTTTTATTTCTACCTTCGTAATAAGTCTGAGTCTTGTAAAAAGCTTGTTTATTGCCGGCATCGCTGCAGGAACGGAAGCCCTGCCTCTAAAAGACTTTGATAATATACTGATTCCTCTGGTTTGTGCCGGAGCTGCTCTCATATTTGGAGTGTAA
- a CDS encoding Rpn family recombination-promoting nuclease/putative transposase: MEKLFKITLRNDYAFKRVFGVEENKDVLQDFLECILDIPPETIADLELLDKEFHKELLNEKLGILDIKLRLKDETFIDIEIQNRWHFDFPERTLYYWSKMYNEGVKQGQDYTKLPKCITINLIGKGFNKNKRLHNRYFILEQETKEPLVSKLEIHILNLEKARLLKESQCKDDKTKRLLNWLKFIETDDPEVRKMLAETSKVMAKANDKIIIMEMSPRDKWLYDARMKYEHDRASCISEGYREGILDGEIKGRQEGFADGSYQKALETAAAFKKLGIDIDKIAQGTGLSIKEIQAL; the protein is encoded by the coding sequence ATGGAAAAACTATTTAAAATCACTCTCCGCAACGACTATGCCTTTAAACGAGTGTTCGGAGTGGAAGAAAACAAGGACGTACTACAGGATTTTCTGGAATGTATACTGGACATTCCGCCTGAGACCATAGCCGATTTAGAACTCTTGGATAAGGAGTTTCACAAAGAACTTTTAAATGAAAAGTTAGGTATCTTGGATATAAAACTAAGATTAAAAGACGAAACTTTTATTGATATTGAGATTCAAAACAGATGGCATTTTGATTTTCCTGAAAGAACCTTGTATTATTGGTCTAAGATGTACAATGAAGGTGTAAAACAAGGTCAAGACTATACAAAACTTCCAAAGTGTATTACAATAAACTTGATAGGAAAAGGCTTTAATAAAAATAAGCGTTTGCACAATCGATATTTTATCCTTGAACAAGAGACAAAGGAGCCTTTAGTTTCAAAACTTGAGATTCATATACTGAACCTTGAAAAAGCAAGGCTATTAAAAGAAAGTCAATGTAAGGATGATAAAACGAAGCGCTTATTAAACTGGTTAAAATTTATTGAAACTGATGATCCGGAGGTAAGAAAAATGTTGGCAGAAACTTCTAAAGTAATGGCAAAAGCAAATGATAAAATTATAATAATGGAAATGAGCCCTCGAGATAAATGGCTATACGACGCCCGCATGAAATACGAACACGACAGGGCATCATGTATAAGTGAAGGTTATCGGGAAGGAATATTAGATGGTGAAATAAAAGGCAGACAAGAAGGTTTTGCTGACGGCTCCTACCAAAAAGCTCTTGAAACGGCTGCAGCATTTAAAAAACTTGGAATTGATATTGATAAAATAGCCCAAGGAACAGGTTTAAGCATTAAGGAAATCCAAGCCCTATAA
- a CDS encoding 16S rRNA (uracil(1498)-N(3))-methyltransferase, whose amino-acid sequence MNIVLFSADDFLNGDCVQSYCVNSDLSDLIGKRFLQNAEDGCCVFYKNDERYQHIKKVLHLKEGDAFKAGLINGNIGEALISHLSEEKIVFSFSPNRADKIEDRTDADRIERKPLPLPPIKIILGFPRPIQLRRILRDAASLGFAEIILCGTELGERSYLRSNLSSPEEIKKYIIDGISQAGQTLMPEFSFCNSVKEALKDLSDTSFSGSKVLLDIGDFPSLSTFKMQEGEDLTIAIGSERGWTQNERETFLAEGFVSYSMGKRILRTETAITSALAVLLANNGFWG is encoded by the coding sequence ATGAATATTGTTTTGTTTTCGGCTGATGATTTTTTAAACGGTGATTGCGTACAATCTTATTGTGTAAACTCCGATTTATCCGATTTAATTGGAAAAAGATTTCTTCAAAATGCCGAAGATGGGTGCTGCGTTTTTTATAAAAACGATGAACGCTATCAGCACATAAAAAAGGTCTTGCACCTAAAGGAAGGTGATGCTTTTAAAGCAGGTCTTATAAACGGAAACATAGGAGAGGCTCTTATCTCTCACCTTTCCGAAGAAAAAATAGTTTTTTCTTTTTCTCCGAATAGAGCCGATAAAATTGAGGATCGCACAGATGCCGACAGAATTGAAAGAAAACCGCTGCCTCTTCCGCCGATAAAAATAATCTTGGGTTTTCCCCGTCCCATTCAGTTGAGGCGCATCTTGCGGGATGCGGCGAGTTTGGGCTTTGCAGAAATCATATTATGCGGAACGGAATTGGGAGAGCGTTCCTATTTAAGGTCAAACCTTTCAAGCCCCGAAGAAATAAAAAAATACATTATCGACGGAATCTCGCAAGCAGGCCAAACTCTGATGCCTGAATTTTCTTTTTGCAATTCGGTAAAAGAAGCCTTAAAAGATTTAAGCGATACCTCATTCAGCGGAAGCAAGGTTCTTCTCGACATAGGAGACTTTCCTTCACTTTCTACATTTAAGATGCAGGAAGGTGAAGATTTAACTATAGCAATCGGAAGCGAAAGGGGCTGGACTCAAAACGAGAGGGAAACCTTTTTAGCTGAAGGCTTTGTTTCTTACTCTATGGGAAAGCGCATCTTACGCACCGAAACGGCCATCACCTCTGCCTTAGCCGTTCTCCTTGCAAATAACGGCTTTTGGGGATAG
- a CDS encoding PD-(D/E)XK nuclease family transposase gives MSEEKILNPKTDWVFKLMFSKGEEGNKALISFLNAFLEDSYGKIKKAEILNTELIRDRPSGETYRLDFLIKTDTGLLVDLEMQQFWKTNYPRRSQMYLMRLASRFLKTEPKEDDFLYAISLSVFGCDVPKNAELVRMPEGSVIQYLYVELNELIVYTMKKRLEEYNLKDFWIRFLANYEEDKKSGMLEELCRLEEGIKMAEATLFRVTDEERRMAIELSNEKYEMYVECERNEARRLGLEEGRAAGLEEGLAEGRAEGRNLGLAEGLAEGRAAGSHQKALETAKIMKNMNYPLEDIYTITGLSEEVVGKL, from the coding sequence ATGTCGGAAGAAAAAATTTTAAACCCCAAAACCGATTGGGTATTTAAGCTGATGTTTTCTAAAGGCGAGGAAGGAAACAAGGCTCTTATCAGTTTTCTAAATGCCTTTTTGGAAGATTCTTACGGTAAAATCAAAAAGGCCGAAATCCTAAACACCGAGCTCATCCGCGACAGACCGTCGGGTGAAACCTACCGCCTAGACTTTTTAATTAAAACCGACACAGGCCTTCTTGTAGACCTTGAAATGCAGCAGTTTTGGAAAACCAACTATCCGAGGCGGAGTCAAATGTACCTTATGCGCCTCGCTTCACGCTTTTTAAAGACGGAGCCCAAAGAAGACGACTTTTTGTACGCCATAAGCCTTTCGGTCTTCGGCTGCGATGTTCCCAAAAACGCAGAGCTTGTCAGGATGCCTGAGGGCTCTGTAATTCAATATCTTTATGTTGAATTAAACGAGCTAATAGTTTATACTATGAAAAAGAGACTTGAAGAGTATAACCTAAAAGATTTTTGGATAAGGTTTTTAGCCAACTATGAAGAAGATAAAAAAAGCGGGATGTTGGAAGAATTATGCAGATTAGAGGAGGGTATAAAAATGGCAGAAGCGACACTCTTTAGGGTAACGGATGAAGAGAGGCGAATGGCAATAGAGCTCTCTAACGAAAAATACGAGATGTATGTCGAATGTGAAAGGAATGAAGCTAGAAGACTGGGATTAGAGGAAGGCCGTGCCGCAGGTTTAGAAGAAGGTTTAGCCGAAGGCCGAGCGGAGGGAAGAAATCTAGGTTTAGCAGAGGGCTTGGCTGAGGGTCGTGCAGCCGGTTCTCATCAAAAAGCCCTTGAAACGGCAAAAATTATGAAAAACATGAATTATCCTCTAGAAGATATTTACACAATCACAGGACTTTCTGAAGAAGTAGTAGGAAAATTATAG
- a CDS encoding MATE family efflux transporter, with the protein MKLKFIGQTTAQRRELILTASPIKTLLILSLPALMMAMLQAMMPFTDGLFINRLTDHVTASAVSFSQPIIFIVLALGQGLSVGATAIIGQLNGRGNIDESKKTATQIFVFGFLLGLVSIPILFVLGSVISYSLKSEIAPLVFRYISLYCLVMPLSFMESIYNGIKNANGKPEAPFFRMIIMLIIKIIGNFIFLYFLKMKIDGCVLASLLANIVVAAWMFYDLFLKQTPDKLTLKQFKFSPPAIYELLRVGFPAMINYAFIYVGFFLINREMEPYGAIVLNGQSIASNISTICFNIPGCFSAAVTTMVSMNIGSENPQKAKRSCLLGCITSAISGAVLIAIIVPSSAYLVSMFKPEMPQIGEIAVKALHIYTYSVIGFGICMTIQGAFIGLGKTKVPLMLGILRIWLLRYIFIITTEKYLSYYSIYWGNLFSNITAGLIAVILILNTKWVSGIKK; encoded by the coding sequence ATGAAGCTAAAATTTATCGGACAGACTACGGCACAAAGGCGTGAACTTATTTTAACCGCTTCCCCTATAAAAACCTTGCTTATACTTTCTTTGCCGGCCCTTATGATGGCAATGCTCCAAGCTATGATGCCGTTTACAGACGGTCTTTTTATAAACAGACTTACCGACCACGTAACGGCAAGTGCAGTCAGCTTTTCCCAGCCGATTATCTTCATTGTTTTAGCCCTTGGGCAAGGTTTGAGTGTCGGTGCTACTGCAATCATAGGTCAGCTTAACGGGCGCGGAAATATAGATGAGAGTAAAAAGACCGCAACTCAAATTTTCGTATTCGGATTTTTGTTGGGGCTGGTCTCGATTCCCATTTTATTTGTATTGGGCTCAGTAATAAGCTACAGTCTGAAAAGTGAGATAGCTCCGCTGGTTTTCCGCTATATTTCGCTTTATTGTCTGGTAATGCCGCTCAGCTTTATGGAGTCGATATATAACGGAATTAAGAATGCAAACGGAAAACCGGAAGCGCCTTTTTTTAGAATGATTATAATGCTTATAATCAAAATAATCGGAAACTTTATATTTTTGTATTTTCTAAAAATGAAAATAGACGGCTGCGTTTTGGCTTCGCTTTTAGCCAACATAGTAGTCGCAGCATGGATGTTCTATGACCTTTTTTTAAAACAGACGCCCGATAAACTTACTTTAAAACAATTTAAATTTTCTCCTCCTGCAATATACGAACTATTACGGGTCGGCTTTCCTGCAATGATAAATTATGCCTTTATATATGTAGGTTTCTTTTTGATAAACAGAGAAATGGAGCCTTACGGTGCAATAGTTTTAAACGGGCAGAGCATTGCAAGCAATATTTCGACAATTTGTTTCAATATACCCGGCTGTTTTAGTGCTGCCGTTACGACTATGGTCAGCATGAATATAGGCTCAGAAAATCCTCAAAAGGCGAAACGGTCATGCCTTTTAGGCTGTATTACAAGTGCGATAAGCGGGGCAGTCCTTATAGCTATAATAGTACCCTCGTCAGCCTATTTGGTATCAATGTTTAAGCCGGAAATGCCCCAAATAGGGGAAATCGCAGTAAAGGCCCTGCACATTTATACCTACTCGGTAATAGGCTTCGGTATTTGTATGACAATTCAGGGAGCTTTTATCGGCCTAGGAAAAACCAAGGTTCCATTAATGTTGGGTATTTTACGCATCTGGCTTTTGCGCTACATATTTATAATTACAACCGAAAAATATCTTTCCTATTACTCGATATACTGGGGAAATCTTTTTTCGAACATAACGGCCGGTCTGATTGCCGTAATTTTAATCCTAAACACCAAATGGGTGTCGGGAATAAAAAAATAA
- the mgtE gene encoding magnesium transporter: MELEENKFEQIEYLLSEKRYIEVQRTLADLNEVDIAEFLETEPAQNAILMFRMLPKSMAAEVFTLLPTEQQSRFIAAATDKELVSILDEIFLDDMVDIVEEMPANVVKKILKNTGSEERMLINQFLKYPKDSAGSLMTIEYVGLKKGMTVEQALAYIRKIGLESETIYTCYVTDKNRILEGFISLKELVLADGDKKIEQIFNKEYICVNTHDDQEKVAFTFKKYGFLALPVVDNENRLIGIITVDDIMDVMEQEATEDFQRMAGMQPNEETYLETGIFKLAKHRIGWLLLLMVSETFTGTIIERYTHLLASMTILTAFIPMLMDTGGNSGNQSSTLIIRGLATGEIDLKDWKKVFFKELGIAVLVGLILGLFSFLKSVFLGGKNPMIALTVGVTLVATVTIAKITGGLLPIMAKKLRLDPAIMAGPLITTIVDTVSLIIYFKIAAVLCAGMF; the protein is encoded by the coding sequence ATGGAATTGGAAGAAAATAAGTTTGAACAAATTGAATATTTATTATCCGAAAAACGGTATATTGAAGTGCAGCGCACTTTGGCAGATTTAAACGAGGTAGACATAGCCGAATTCCTTGAAACGGAACCTGCCCAAAATGCTATTCTTATGTTCAGAATGCTGCCTAAGAGCATGGCTGCCGAAGTTTTTACGCTCCTCCCTACAGAACAGCAAAGCCGTTTTATAGCTGCTGCCACCGACAAGGAGTTGGTTTCTATCTTGGATGAAATCTTCTTGGACGATATGGTCGATATTGTTGAAGAGATGCCTGCAAATGTCGTAAAAAAAATCCTAAAAAATACCGGCAGTGAAGAGCGGATGCTCATAAATCAGTTTTTAAAATATCCCAAAGATTCGGCGGGAAGCCTTATGACCATCGAGTACGTTGGCTTAAAAAAAGGAATGACCGTTGAACAGGCCCTTGCCTATATCCGCAAGATAGGCTTGGAAAGTGAGACTATTTACACCTGCTATGTTACCGATAAAAACCGCATTCTTGAAGGTTTTATTTCTTTAAAAGAATTGGTGCTTGCCGATGGGGATAAAAAGATTGAGCAGATTTTTAATAAAGAGTACATCTGCGTGAACACCCATGACGATCAGGAAAAGGTTGCCTTCACTTTTAAGAAGTACGGCTTTTTGGCCCTCCCCGTTGTCGATAACGAAAACCGCCTCATAGGTATTATTACCGTCGACGACATAATGGACGTTATGGAACAGGAGGCTACCGAGGACTTTCAGAGGATGGCCGGTATGCAGCCCAACGAAGAAACCTACCTCGAGACCGGAATCTTTAAACTTGCAAAGCACAGAATTGGCTGGCTTCTTTTGCTCATGGTATCCGAAACCTTTACGGGAACCATAATCGAGCGGTATACCCACTTGCTTGCTTCTATGACTATTTTGACAGCCTTTATTCCCATGCTGATGGATACTGGAGGGAACTCAGGCAATCAGTCTTCCACCCTCATTATCCGCGGTTTAGCCACGGGAGAAATCGACTTAAAGGATTGGAAAAAGGTGTTTTTTAAAGAACTGGGTATTGCCGTTTTGGTAGGTCTTATCTTAGGTCTTTTTAGTTTTTTGAAATCGGTATTCCTCGGAGGAAAGAACCCTATGATAGCCCTCACTGTAGGTGTAACCCTTGTTGCAACCGTAACTATCGCAAAGATTACGGGAGGTCTTCTACCTATTATGGCAAAAAAATTGAGGCTTGACCCTGCAATTATGGCAGGCCCCTTAATTACAACCATTGTGGATACGGTGAGTTTGATTATCTATTTTAAGATAGCCGCAGTTTTGTGTGCAGGAATGTTTTAG
- a CDS encoding RNA methyltransferase, protein MGKKFEKELPVCGFESCLALAKHHPEKISRLFFSEKRAKQFGEVCKYLASNKRLYRIVADDELERLSESVHHQGVTAMIFEPEIPVLEHETINLWAQNRAQVLMLDEIGNANNLGAIIRSAAFFGIENIVLTKEDKQASITTSAYRVAQGGMEFVNIFKVSSTAWFLRQCRGRLTCIGTDLKAHHEIADIERLIEKDEACVIVLGNEERGISEEAKKLCSHLVKIKGSGNVESLNVAQAATLFCHSLSAINLRSF, encoded by the coding sequence ATGGGTAAAAAATTTGAAAAAGAATTGCCGGTTTGCGGCTTTGAAAGCTGTCTTGCCTTGGCAAAACATCATCCCGAAAAAATCTCACGCCTGTTTTTTTCGGAAAAAAGAGCAAAACAGTTCGGCGAGGTTTGTAAGTATCTGGCTTCCAATAAGAGATTATATAGAATAGTCGCCGATGATGAGTTGGAAAGGCTCTCCGAATCGGTGCATCATCAGGGGGTAACGGCGATGATCTTTGAGCCCGAAATCCCTGTACTGGAACATGAAACGATAAACCTTTGGGCTCAAAATAGGGCTCAGGTTTTGATGCTGGATGAAATAGGAAACGCAAACAACCTCGGTGCGATAATAAGGAGCGCTGCCTTTTTCGGTATTGAAAATATAGTTTTAACAAAGGAAGATAAACAGGCTTCGATTACTACCTCGGCTTACAGGGTAGCTCAAGGCGGAATGGAATTTGTAAACATTTTTAAGGTTTCGTCAACGGCTTGGTTTTTGCGCCAATGCCGCGGAAGGCTCACCTGCATAGGCACCGATTTAAAAGCCCACCACGAAATCGCCGACATAGAAAGATTGATCGAAAAGGATGAGGCTTGTGTAATTGTTCTAGGAAATGAAGAGAGGGGAATAAGCGAGGAAGCTAAAAAGCTTTGCTCCCATCTTGTAAAAATAAAGGGAAGCGGCAATGTAGAAAGCTTAAACGTCGCCCAAGCCGCAACCCTTTTTTGTCATAGTCTTAGTGCAATAAATCTTCGATCTTTTTAA